The segment TATCAGCAGATGAAAACCATAATAATGGTAAACTGAAAAACCGCCATCACGTTCATCCTACTCATTCCCAACTATATTTTGTTGCTTTGCCATAAATTAAACAGCAGGAGTTGCGATGAAAAAGTCACGGGACAAGGAAAATCACTGGTACGCCTTCATGCATGCGAAATGCCCGCATTGCCATCATGGTGACATGTTCATCAACAAAAATCCATATGCACTGCAAGACATTACGAAGATGCCCGGCCACTGCCCTGTCTGCGGCATTTCGTTCTTTCCTGAAACAGGTTTCTACTGGGGATCTATGTATATGGCTTACGTTATTACAGTTATATCCTCAGCCGTAAGTGTAGTACTGTTAGGAATTCTTTCAGGATGGAATCTGCCTGTACTGGTTATTGGCAATGCGGTACTGCTGATTATCGGGTTTCCATTGTATTTCCGCTATGCAAGAGTTGTATGGCTGCAACTCAACATGCCTTTCAGCAAAGAGCTTTTTCTGAAATACCAGCAATGACTTCGACGTCCGCTTATTTCACAAGGGCAATCTCAAGTACCTGCATCATGTCATCTACATAATGGAAGGTAAGCCCTTTAATGAATTCACCATTGATTTCAGAAATATCCTTTTCATTCATCTTGCAAAGCATTATTTCTTTCATGCCGGCACGCTTTGCAGCAAGGATCTTCTCCTTAATGCCGCCAACCGGTAATACCTTTCCCCGCAATGTGATCTCGCCAGTCATTGCCAGGTACTTCTTCACCTTCCGTCCACTGTAGGCAGATGCAATTGCGCTCAGCATGGTGACGCCTGCCGACGGCCCGTCTTTAGGTATGGCACCTTCCGGAACATGAATGTGTACATCCTTTTTGTCGAAGTCCTCCTGCCTGATGCCAATTTTTTCAGCATGTGCTTTAATAAACGTCAAAGCCGTAGAAGCTGATTCTTTCATCACATCACCCAGGTTACCGGTTAGTTTGAGGTTACCTTTGCCCTTGCTCAGGGCTGTTTCAACATACAGAATTTCACCACCAACGTATGTCCAGGCCAGGCCAATAGCAACACCCGGCGGGTTTTCTTCCTGGTACATTTCCGCATCAAACCGTTTTATTCCGAGGATACGCTGAATATCTGCCACACTGAGGTCGGCATTTCTTTTTTCGTTCAAAGCAACATCCTTGGCTACAGAACGCATTACACCTGCCAGTTTGCGGTCGAGGTCGCGCACACCCGATTCGCGGGTGTAATCTTCAATGATTTTTTGAATAACCTGTTTGGAAAAATGCACATGCTTATTTTTCAGGCCATGCGCTTCCAGTTGCTTGGGAATAAGATGGCGCTCAGCAATTTCAACCTTTTCCTCCACACTGTAGCCACTGATATCAATGATTTCCATCCGGTCGCGCAGCGCAGGCTGAATCGTGGCAAGCGAGTTCGCCGTGGCAATGAACAATACCTTAGAAAGGTCATACTCCATTTCCACATACTGATCGTAGAATGAATTATTCTGTTCCGGATCCAGCACTTCAAGCAATGCAGAAGATGGATCACCCCGGAAGTCGGCACCTACTTTATCAATCTCATCCAGTACAAAAACAGGGTTGGATGTCTGTGCTTTTTTCAGCGACTGAATAATCCGTCCCGGCATTGCGCCGATATAGGTCTTGCGATGTCCGCGGATTTCTGCCTCATCATGCAAACCGCCCAGTGACATACGGACGTATTTCCTGTTTAATGCTTTTGCGATTGACTTGCCAAGCGAAGTCTTGCCGACACCCGGAGGACCGGCAAAACAAAGTATGGGTGATTTCAAATCACCTTTCAGCTTTAAAACAGCGAGGTATTCCAGTATCCGGTCCTTCACTTTTTCAAGTCCATAGTGATCCTGCTCCAGGATTTTTTTCGCCCGGCGCAAGTCAAATTTATCTTTGGTATAAACGTTCCAGGGAAGTTCCAGCAACAGTTCAAGGTAGTTCAGTATCACCGAGTGTTCTGCAGCGGCGGGATTCATGCGCTGCAACTTGCTCACCTCCTTTTCAAAATGATCTGCCACCGCTTTCGACCACTTCTTTTTTGCTGCCCTGTCGCGCAGGCTTTGAATTTCCTTTTCAATGGAATCCGCGCTTCCCAACTCCTCCTGTATGGTTTTAAGTTGCTGTTGCAGGAAGTAATCCTTCTGTTGCTTTTCAATATCGGACCTTACCTTGCTTTGAATTTTGTTTTTCAGCTCGAGCACCTGAATCTCTGATTCCAGCTGTACCAGCACGGCCTGTGCCCTTTCTTTCAGGTCGTTGATCTCCAATACTTTTTGTTTTTCCTTCAGATCAATCGACAAGTTGTTAGCGATAAAATTGATAAGGAAAGAAGGGGAATCAATGTTGCGCAGCATAATGCTGGCTTCGGTCGGAATATTTGGTGAAAGCTTGATAATGTTACCGGCCATTTCCTTCAGGGAAGAAACCATGGCTTCAAACTGCTTGTCGTCGGGATAAGGAATATCATTGAGCACATCAATAGATGCCTTAAAATACGGATCCGCTGTTACAAATTCGCGGATGGAAAACCGAACCTTTCCCTGGATAATAGCCGTTGTGCTGCCATCGGGCATTTTCAGCATCTTCAGGATCCTGGCCATCGTTCCCACTTTATGCAGGTCTTTAAATTCCGGTTCTTCCACGGTGGCATCCATTTGTGCAATCACGCCAATAAACCGGTCAGCGGCATAAGCATCTCTCACAGCTTTAATTGACTTATCACGTCCTACAGTAATAGGAATAACCACACCGGGAAACAAAACCGTATTACGCAATGGCAGTACCGGAATAATATCTGCAAATACATCCTTCTTGCCGTCAGCCTCCTCTTCCAGTGTGATTAATGGCATAAATTCAATGTCCTCTTCCATGCCCTGCATATCAAACTTAAAATTCAAGTTGTTCATAATTAGGTTATAAGTTTTCGTCAATTGAAAAATTCATCCGCGCATAACACTGCAAAGTAATTGCAAAATTACAACTACCCGTATAACGGAGTCACAAGCGCACGGATTGTCAAATATCCCGCCATGCTGACATTTGCCTTCAAATCGGAAATTTTGGCTGAAAAGAAAAAAAAATAAAAGACTAAATAACTGAATTCATAAATACCTAATGCAAAATTCGAGGGTTGTGAAGGCTTACGAAGGTAAATCAAGCAAGAGACTGATCAGAAGAAGGATGACCGCTGCTACCACTCCAGCCACGATGGGTGCCCTTATTTTTCAATTGAAAAAAAGAGGTTATGATCTAAAATAGTTAAGTTTTTGCTGATTCCAGCCTTTATAAAATCATTCAATCATCCGAAAGGTTCTACGCAGCTGCTAAACGCATTGAAGTTGTATAAAACGTTTGGCAGCTACCCGAAGGTGGCAGTTTCGGAGCGATTCACTGTCAACCAAGCACAAACGTTGATAAAAGCACAACGCTTGATACAACCACCAAACAGCCACTTTTGGTTAGGTGCTGATAGCGGTTCGGCTTATTTCAACGAGTCTATTAAAATTCGTCATTAACTTCCTTTCTTTTTGAATGGGGACATAAGAATATTTCCAATAGTCTCCAAGACTGGCAATACTTTAAGAGCGAACTTAATGGCAAATACTATTAGTGCATATTGCCAATTCAAATAAACCATCACTGCAAAAATTATCCATTCGAGCCAATAAAGTGCTGCAACCCATTTTGGAAGGTCGGGTTCGTCAGGGGGTAATGTCCCATTTCTCTTGGCTTGAATTAATCGAATGTCAAAGGTTGTTATAGATGAAATAATTCCATAAGCAACTGTCAACCCGATGAGTGTGGGTGTATCGTATGGCATTAGTAAATAAAAACTCATATTTCTATTTCAATTTAGTTGGATGTTTCTAAAGCTGACCGCTAACAAAATGCAGGTGATTAATAATCACATTACGCGCTAATGCTTTTCAGCAAGTCGCATATATGTTTAAGATCAGCATTCCTGCAGAACTTGTAAATAACGCAAGAAGAAACCTGTTATATTATTTTGCTTCTTCCTCCTGCTGTGCTGCTTTCTCCGCTTCTTTTTTCGCCGCCTTTGCCCGACCGATAGGGATGCTGACATCAAGATATATGGCGGAATTCCGCTGACTGCCTTCCAGTACCTCATTTACATCCACGAAGCCATAGTAATAGTCCGCGCCAATAGTCATACCGGTTCCCTGCTTTAGTTTATAACCTATGCCAGCCTGCAAACCGGCATCCAGGCGTTTCAGATCATCCGCAATATTGTTTGCGTAGTTCAGGTCATCGTCTTCCACTATGGTATTGGTGAATTTATCAAATGCAGTATAGCGTAAACCCAACTGAATACCGCCTTCTATATGGAGATAATCAATCAACCGGTATCGTATCAGCACGGGCACATTAAAGTAATTTATTTTGCGGTCAACACTGCCGCCTGAAAACGCACTGTCCAAAGTCATGTTATTAAGCGGATAAGGTTCAAGCGAGCCCGTTCCCATTTTTGATTTCACCCGAACACCGGTATGCAGAAACAGTTTTTGATTAAGTTTAAAATCAAAATAAAAACCCAGGTTCCAGTCGGTAAGTAATCGTGCTTCCGGGGTATTGCTCATGTTTAAAAAATCCACTCCTCCTGCAAGACCAAATTCCAGCTTATCTGAATTCAGTTTGTCACCCAACAACAAGGTAATAAGCACTTGCGCATTGGCGGCCGTATGCATAGTCAGCAACAAAATAACGGTCAGCAAAAATGGTCGCATTGGCCTGCCTGACGTTTGATTGGATGAATTTACCGCCATAAGGATGTGGGAATTGATGATCTTTTTTAATGTTCAGACAAACTGTTTCAGTTGCTCAAGGTAATAAGTTTAATAAATTATTAATTGACAGTAAGGAAGTTTACCATACCAAAAAGTCAGGCAAATCAATACCTGATAACACTGCCAGCGCCTGCATTCTGCATCATGAAGCGGAAGGAACCGGATAAAAGCAACAAACCGCCCGTTTTCAAATTGGAGCGGTTTGCTGCATAACAGATTATTCGGCTGCTATTTGATTTTGATAAACTTCGTGGACATATTATGCTGCCCATCTGAAACAGAAATGAAAAACATGCCGGCAGGCCACCCGGAAGTTACAATTTCCACCTGTTGATCTCCCGATTCAAAATAGTTGCTGATCTCTTTCATTACCCGTCCATTGATGTCGATTACCCTGATAGTATAACTGCCTGCATCCGGGGCATCAAACAATATTTGTATGGCAGCGTCTGTGCTGACAGGGTTGGGATAAACACCAACTTCATCATCAACGGTTTCAGTCAATGATTCCAGGCCATCTGCCAGCTTGAACGGTGAGAAACAAAGTGAATGTGGTGCGGTTTTCTTCTTCATGACCAGTTGATGCGGTATCACATTGTCGCAGACCTGATCGGTGCAATATTGAATGGGATTTGATTTAACAGTATCCAGCAATAGTTTCATTGTATCGGCCGGGCAGGCTGGCGCATTTATCATCCCGACACCATCCGTCTTTATCACATGCCCGTCTGTTAATGTTGCTGTAGAGGAAGCATTGGTGCTGATAAAATAACCAGTCGTAGGATAACCTGATCCAACAGAAACTACACTTTCCGTTCGCGGAAAATTAGGAGTCGTTAAGGCATAGTGATGAGCATTGGTCATTTTGCCATTGGTGATATTCATTTCAAGAAGGTAGGTGTCTGAAAAGATGCCTGAGTTAGGATCATCCACTCCTCCTGAGATCACCACATTTTTTGCCACTGCCCTTGATTGGTAAATGCTCTGTCCGTAGGTCAGCGGAGCCGGAGGCAAAGGCGTCCCCGGAACACCAAAACGATGCGCATTCACAAAAGCGCCCGTTGTGGCACTTACCCTGGAAAGAAAACCGAGACAGCCGGGCGTATTTCCGATGCCGGTAGCGTTGGCAAGGCCGGTTAACACAAAATTATCCACCACAGCAGCTGCACCCACGGTTTCATCTTCAAACATAATATCCCAGGCAGCACTTGTAGTGGTTGCACCATTGGCAGAAAACAGCGGGTATTCAATTTTCCAAAGCATCAGTCCGTCATAACGGACACGCATGACGAAATGCGTGGAACCAATTGCTCCAGGAATGGTGCGCTCGCCGGTAACCACAATGCCTATCGGATCGTTAACTCCACCATTCAGAAACTCACGGAAAACGCAGGACTGATGCGGGATGAAATTAGACGGTGGTATCCCTGCAACCGGGTTATAAAAATATCTCCATAGCAACACCCCATTGATATCAAGACGTGTGATAGCGGGAAAAGTAATGCCTGTATTGGGATTGGTGACAACTGAAACCATCATCATATCTCCGTTCGGACATGATTCAACGGAAATCCCGGCTTCATCATAAACATTTGCAGCAACGAGTATATTCGTCCGTACCCAAAGGATATTCCCGTTATTGTCATACTTAATCATGACCGGCCTCCTGACACCAAATGCAGGATCTTTATAATAACCACTCACATAAAAATAATTCTTTGATTTGGGTATGGCTACTGCATTCACCGCTGTACCGATCTGCGGACAAGCAGTAAAAGTACAAGGCAGAATACCGACAGCAGGGGAAGGTGTTAGGTTACCATAACCGGCTTGAATATCAGTGGCTGTATAAGCAACGGATGTGTTGGCACCATCATAATAAATACGATCCCAGGCAGAAACGCCGGTAGCACCGGTATATCTTGAAAACAGGATATGCTCGGTACCCGCAGCCGGTGTGAAGCTGTTGGTATTCCCGATTACCCAATAGTCGTTGCTGACGGCTACCCCTGCAACATAGTTATCGGAGCCTGCAGGCATAAAAGTATTC is part of the Chitinophagales bacterium genome and harbors:
- a CDS encoding DUF983 domain-containing protein, which gives rise to MKKSRDKENHWYAFMHAKCPHCHHGDMFINKNPYALQDITKMPGHCPVCGISFFPETGFYWGSMYMAYVITVISSAVSVVLLGILSGWNLPVLVIGNAVLLIIGFPLYFRYARVVWLQLNMPFSKELFLKYQQ
- the lon gene encoding endopeptidase La gives rise to the protein MNNLNFKFDMQGMEEDIEFMPLITLEEEADGKKDVFADIIPVLPLRNTVLFPGVVIPITVGRDKSIKAVRDAYAADRFIGVIAQMDATVEEPEFKDLHKVGTMARILKMLKMPDGSTTAIIQGKVRFSIREFVTADPYFKASIDVLNDIPYPDDKQFEAMVSSLKEMAGNIIKLSPNIPTEASIMLRNIDSPSFLINFIANNLSIDLKEKQKVLEINDLKERAQAVLVQLESEIQVLELKNKIQSKVRSDIEKQQKDYFLQQQLKTIQEELGSADSIEKEIQSLRDRAAKKKWSKAVADHFEKEVSKLQRMNPAAAEHSVILNYLELLLELPWNVYTKDKFDLRRAKKILEQDHYGLEKVKDRILEYLAVLKLKGDLKSPILCFAGPPGVGKTSLGKSIAKALNRKYVRMSLGGLHDEAEIRGHRKTYIGAMPGRIIQSLKKAQTSNPVFVLDEIDKVGADFRGDPSSALLEVLDPEQNNSFYDQYVEMEYDLSKVLFIATANSLATIQPALRDRMEIIDISGYSVEEKVEIAERHLIPKQLEAHGLKNKHVHFSKQVIQKIIEDYTRESGVRDLDRKLAGVMRSVAKDVALNEKRNADLSVADIQRILGIKRFDAEMYQEENPPGVAIGLAWTYVGGEILYVETALSKGKGNLKLTGNLGDVMKESASTALTFIKAHAEKIGIRQEDFDKKDVHIHVPEGAIPKDGPSAGVTMLSAIASAYSGRKVKKYLAMTGEITLRGKVLPVGGIKEKILAAKRAGMKEIMLCKMNEKDISEINGEFIKGLTFHYVDDMMQVLEIALVK
- a CDS encoding PorT family protein — its product is MRPFLLTVILLLTMHTAANAQVLITLLLGDKLNSDKLEFGLAGGVDFLNMSNTPEARLLTDWNLGFYFDFKLNQKLFLHTGVRVKSKMGTGSLEPYPLNNMTLDSAFSGGSVDRKINYFNVPVLIRYRLIDYLHIEGGIQLGLRYTAFDKFTNTIVEDDDLNYANNIADDLKRLDAGLQAGIGYKLKQGTGMTIGADYYYGFVDVNEVLEGSQRNSAIYLDVSIPIGRAKAAKKEAEKAAQQEEEAK
- a CDS encoding T9SS type A sorting domain-containing protein → MKKTFSNQLLITCLLMLISTTVLNAQTFQNTFMPAGSDNYVAGVAVSNDYWVIGNTNSFTPAAGTEHILFSRYTGATGVSAWDRIYYDGANTSVAYTATDIQAGYGNLTPSPAVGILPCTFTACPQIGTAVNAVAIPKSKNYFYVSGYYKDPAFGVRRPVMIKYDNNGNILWVRTNILVAANVYDEAGISVESCPNGDMMMVSVVTNPNTGITFPAITRLDINGVLLWRYFYNPVAGIPPSNFIPHQSCVFREFLNGGVNDPIGIVVTGERTIPGAIGSTHFVMRVRYDGLMLWKIEYPLFSANGATTTSAAWDIMFEDETVGAAAVVDNFVLTGLANATGIGNTPGCLGFLSRVSATTGAFVNAHRFGVPGTPLPPAPLTYGQSIYQSRAVAKNVVISGGVDDPNSGIFSDTYLLEMNITNGKMTNAHHYALTTPNFPRTESVVSVGSGYPTTGYFISTNASSTATLTDGHVIKTDGVGMINAPACPADTMKLLLDTVKSNPIQYCTDQVCDNVIPHQLVMKKKTAPHSLCFSPFKLADGLESLTETVDDEVGVYPNPVSTDAAIQILFDAPDAGSYTIRVIDINGRVMKEISNYFESGDQQVEIVTSGWPAGMFFISVSDGQHNMSTKFIKIK